ATAGATGTTATGCAGGATTTCAAGCCGTTGAGTTGCAgcgtggggatgatgatgatgatgatgatgtttcgGGGGGGAAGAGTCTGAGCATGTGCTTTGAAACGCAGCGTCTGCAGCCATTTTAACGTTTTTAATACCATCACAAACTGTTTGCTCTTGTTGATACGTCCTTTTAGATTATGAGGGGCAAACCTTCTATTGCACAATTCAAGGTAGGGCGACACTGTTCTCAAAACCTGTGCTCCCTGTGTTTTGGTCTGGTTTTGATTGTTTGCAAAGCTAGCTGGGTGTAAAGAGTTATTTTGTGTATGGAGTTTATGCTTATTTGTCTGGTTTAAGTTGGTTTGAGAATGAAGCACTTGCCTTATTACATAACCTTGatgagaaattatttttaattttttttgggttaacatttcaaatgccaacagcagccacagaatattctgtttAGTGGGGGATATATGGGAGATTCATGTACATGTGGTCCGCAAATGCTTGAATAAAAAGCATATGAAAACTCCTCAATGCTGTGTCCGAGTTCCCCGCTCTCTTTtgtgtctatttatttattatatgaaCTGTCTAGAATTGTGTGACCATAAAAGGGTGTTTCACTTGATAGGTTACAGTAATGTTCCATATTTGCTTGAAACCATTCAGGAATATATCTCTAACAAATGCATTGTTAGAAATCGGATGATTTAAGGTGCCTGTGGAGCCGGGAATAATAAAACcgcagcacaaacaaacaaacaatgtttCAGGAACTGAAGCTGTTGCAGGAGAACATTCCCTCTAAAGTGTCCCTTTGCCCAGTCGTTACATTCCTGTTTACATGCATCACCTGTATTTAGATTATTTCACCATGGAAGCATGTGCTTGGACCTGGAATCCATCCATAACTTTTATTTGTAAGAAAAACAGCTGTTCTATCAGAGCCATTAAGTTCTGGTCCACAGGGGAGACCCTGTATGAATGTTGCTCCGTAAATTCCTGCAATACAATTTATCCAGATTAATGGGGTCCAATGTTTTCTACTTTAGGACTATACCTATGaattaacacacaaaaaaagtccTAAAATGCTCAATTCCTGAATCCGCTCCTTTGATGGAATCTGAACTTGGATGAATTATTCATCGCCATGTTCCCAATTCTTGTTTAATGTTCCAGGCAGTTGATGTGCGACTGAGAGAAACAATCTTGTCACAATaaactcaaaataattcctgattTTACGTTCTTCCCACGTTCCCAATCCTACTCCGAACAGATGCAGTGAAAACGGTCGATCTAATCCCATCACGCTGGCGTTGAGATTATTTTCAGGGGGATGTGTCTTCACCACCTGGTGGAGCCGTCGTTCTGATTTCTGATCAATCAGTTCGATCTAACTCTGCATTAACTCGTATGATGAGTACTGATGTTTTCTCccagatgtgtttgtgtgtgtgtgtgtgtgtgtgtgtgtttgtgttagagattcctcttcctctgttaaCAGGGTGGCATCATCGGCCTTTTGCCTGAATAAGGCAGCGCTCTTCACTTCTTTGCAAACTTGTTAACTCTTTGTTCTCTGTCCCAAAGCTTCGTGTGCAGCGCTCTCTAAACGCAGCCAAGTGGGAACTGTGAGTTAAAAGGAAATGCATTGCTTCACATGACATCATCCATGCAGGACGTGGAGACGAGCGCAGGGGAGACTGTGCAGAGGGTGACAGAagcttctttctcctcctctttcttcccatCTTGGGCGGTTAATGTAAGCAACCTCCGCTCGCTCTCCAAACATGCATCCTTGTGAAGTGCTGTGGTTTGAGGTGTGACCTCCGGGCTGGGATATCGCTGCCCTGCAGACGAGAccaaaggaggagagaggagagaggggaagcTGGAGACACATCCTGCCAACAGGTGAGAGACGCGTCCCCTCAGCAGTCACTGCTCCTACTTatcgtgtttttgtgtgtttgctttgtgttgCACTATTAGGCTTGAATGGGATCCCTGATTGTGAGTCTCGCCCAGCGACTGAGTGCATAGTTTTACACCGCTATCAGATTCTTTCAGCAAACGGCCTTGCTCCACGGCGTTACTATATtcgtatgtgttttttttagttagacaatcttttttttaaagtaatttccATCCTCTGGGAATGGTGAAATTCTAATTATGAGAGAGCCATTTTTAAAAAGCTGAAGATCTCCTTATATGTCTCACCACGTTCAACTAGATCTCCTCCCCAAACATGGCGTCTCAAGCCAGCGCCGGTTCCACATCGTTGTCCAGGGAACAACTGGTCACTATTGAGGATGAGGAGGTTCTCAACAAGATGGTGAGCCGATGACTTTCAACTTTCTTCGGGCTTAATGTCAGCACGACGTCGCCTCTCCTCAGCATCAAATATTTAAGATATATATCGGGAATTTAATTTGTTACTGATGATTTGTTGTCATTATTCCAACAAAGAGATGTTTCTCAATTTAATCCAGCAGTAAAGCCTAATTGCTTTTGTTCCCATGGGAACAATGAGCATTTTCTTAATTAAAGGAAAGTGTTTGCAGATCTCTTGTGTGGATAAACTTTGCTGTCGCCGCTGAAAGACCGGGAACATCGTGAAGCCATCTCCACGAAGCATTTCAGAGCCGTGTCTTTCTTTCGAATCTTTCGCTTTGTTGACCATTGCTTTATCGCTCCAGCTGGATAATGCCACAGACTTTGACGAAAGACGTATGATTCGCACCGCGCTGAGGGACctgctgaagaaaaagagaggtgAAAGCCGATTCTTGCTCCCACGCAACAGCAAAGCCATGATTCACCACAAGAATATCCCTGACTATTCCCTCGATGGTTCACTTTCTTTCTAaattctcctccatctcctgtcAGATAAACGGGAGCAGGACCGCGGGTCGAGGCAGCAGGACTTGAAACAGCAGGGCCTGAGCAAAGGGGGTACCGCGGGGGCAGCTGTGAGCATAGGCAGAGCATCTGTGAACCAGCAGCCAGCAAAGAACAGTGCGTTTATAAGACACTTTATAGACGTTTATAAGACGCTTTATAGACGTTTATAAGACGCTTTATAGACGTTTATAAGACGCTTTATAGACGTTTATAAGACGCTTTATAGACGTTTATTAGACGCTTTATAGACGTTTATAAGACGCTTTATAGACGTTTCTAAGACCCTTTATAGACATTTATAAGAAGCTTTATAGATGTTTATAAGATGCTTTATAGACGTTTATAAGATGGTTTATAAGATGTTTATAAGATGCTATATCGACGTTTATAAGACGCTTTATAGACGTTTATAAGACGCTTTATAGCTTGCTGTCATGTTTTGGTGTTTGGTTGTTCATTATTAAATTATCTGCATCCTTCTAGAGTCACAAAGTCATCCTTCTCCATCAGCTGGCGGGTGAGAGAATtcaatgtactttttttttttatggataattaaaaaaacaatgacgTGAAGCACTCATTCCATCCATCAAGCATTACGTGGCGTTAACTCTGAGATAAATCCTAATTTATAATAAACATTTTGATCCAGAAGAGGCCTTTAATGCCACAACTGAAGCCTCAGCATCCGTGCTAATACTACTAATGCAAATCCGACTGCTCCTGCAAAGCAAAATCCGCTTTTATGTTTAGTAATCCTCCTTTAGCAGAGCATTTATTATGCACGGCGCTCTCTCTGTGCACGCAGCGTGGATTTTCTTGTCTCTGTTTCTCCTTCCCCAGTCCGCCCAGTGCTGCTGTAGCTTCAGCCCAGAAatgtcctcctgctgcagcaccaaatgttaaaaatgtcaaGCAGATGCTTCTGGAGTGGTGTCGGGCCAAAACAGAGCCATATGAGGTAAATATGCCCCGACTCTTTGCCTGTGAATGATTGCGCCGTGGAGCTTCGTATAGCTCCACCCCTCATGTCCCAGTCTCTACCTCTCCTTGCTCTGAACTGATTTCCCTCTGCCTTGAGACAGGGGGTCGAAATCCACAACTTCTCTTCAAGTTGGAAAGATGGGATAGCTTTCTGTGCCTTGGTGCACCGGTTCTTTCCTGATGCGTTTGAGTACTCGATCCTCAACCCCTCCAAACCCAGAGAAAACTTCCAGCTGGCTTTCAGCACCGCAGAGTGAGTCTTCACTCCTTATGTGCAGAAGCAGATGCATCGTGTCAGGAAGCTCCGGCAGTGCATTTCAGATAAGAGCGCTGCCGTTGTGTCTCTTGTCTGCAGGAGGCTGGCAGGCTGCCCTCCTCTGCTCGATGCCGACGACTTAGTTCGGATGAAAGAGCCAGATTGGAAGTGCGTGTACACGTACATCCAGGAGTTCTACCGCTGCCTGGTGGAGAAAGGCCTGGTCAAGACCAAAAAGCGACTGTAGACGCTTCACCGGCGGCTGCGATTCCAAGCTTTAAGAACAATGCACGCAAGCATGAGCTAAAGTCACACACCGTATTTAGTCTGTATCTGTTGTTGAAGACTTTTCTGTCCGGCTGATGCAGGatgtgaatgtaaatgcactgtGTTCAGCATTCATGCTGCATGGCTCGTATCTGAGCAGGGATTAGGGTCTGTCTCTGTGGTGGACAGCTGGCAGTGAGGATGAGTACATTCCTATGGGATTACACATCTGTAATCCACAGAGGCTCTGGGAATGAACGTTTTTAGGATCCTGTTGAGGTGCTAAGACACTTTTAATAAATATTAGTTTGACATGGTTTGTTGTCTATCACTGACTGGTAAATGGTGCTGTAGAAGTGTTTTATATTCCTATTTGATCACTCCAACATACGACTGTTCCAATGAAATGTGCAGTTACTATTTCaagcacacattttttttctgggCTGCTTCACCTGAGTGGATGCAATTCGAACGAGCTCGCATGTGGTGTTCACTGACTTAAATGTTAAATGGGACATTTTGCTATCCTGTATTTTGTGGTTCCAATGTCACTCTAACTGCAATTTATACAATCggtttcaagattcaagatactttattgtcattaggcgaacataataaaatgtttactgttactgtgatgattaaaaaaaaatagttttatttgcAGCCAGCGTTGCGTTTGATTTTAAGGGCGTCCAGCCTCCGACCGGCCGGAGTGCTTTAAATTACAGGCGTGCTGATCAATTCAGCAACAATCAGTGACGCACTAATGTCAGATCAATGCGTCACTGACAGGACGAGGCTCGATCGATCGCGCTTTATTGGTggctgatttttgttttgccttttttgttCTGCCCGCCCCccagaaagagagcgagagagagagagagagagagagagagagagagagagagaatgattgAGGCGCAACGATGACCGAAAGGCGCACATCTGCGCCACATGCAGAGATAAGCAGGATGAGGAGCGATCGTCAGATCAACACGCTGCAGGAGTTCGTACACGTCACGCGTGACCGCGTCCTGTCCTGACGTCACGGGAACGTCCGccgctgtccgcggtgctgacgGCTCGGGTTTTTCCTCCACGATCCTGCGCCCACCTGCCCGAGACTCCTGACGCATCGATCTGATGCCGATCCGCTCTGTGAATTTGTGAGATCACCTTTACGGTtcaccttggggggggggggggggggggggggtgctgttccTGCTTGTGATTACCTTCATGTGCTATGTGGGTTGTGTTGTGTCTTGTTCCTGAAGGTTTTCACTCTTAATGTGAACTCAAAATGAACCAAGCTGCGTTTTTAGAGGTTATACCAACACGGGCACATGCATGAAAGAGAGCCTCATTTGCATACCTTGAATAATTAAACCAAGGTGTATAGTGTCTGTGTGGGAGGCCCTTCCCATCCGCCTCATCGTGACCCCCAGTGTCTGTTGGCAGCGGTGTGCTTCGTCACGGGCAGCTTGTCCTGCTGAAGCCCTCTGAGTTCAGTCTCTAAAGGTGAGGATCACGTCGGGTTTGAATGGACTGTCTGTGTCCTGTGAAACGGGGTCAGAGGTTAATTAACTTTGTCATTCAGCTCTATAATAACTCAGGTCAGAGGCTCTCCGTTAGCACCTCAGCCGCACTTAGCTTAGTTAGGTTCAAGGTATTTGATGCGCCGCCACATTTTGGAGGGATATATCCTTTGTGAGATTTGATTTTTAAGTgggccacttttttttttttaatgattactTATCATATCTCTTATCTTTTGCCACTCGTGAGGTTTGGTGGCATTTTAATGCAGCACTTATTTCTATGGCGTTGCTTCACATCTGTGGACTTGTTCCACCGCTGTGATTGTGTGACCTAAATAAAAACACGTTCAACATATAGTAAAAGCAAAAGCATGTCGTCTTCACGCTCTCAAAGTGTAATTATGAATATACTCTGTGTTGCAGGCTCATGGATCACAAGCAACAGAGACAAGTCAGCACTGAGCCTTGCGGGTCCATAGTGCAACCGGGTCCTGGTTtacctccgggttctccccccATCGGCCCAGCAGGGATGCTTCAGAGACAGCCTGGATTGCTCGCCATGCAGACTGCAGTTCCACCTATGAAATTAACGGACCAACAGTCAGGGCAACCAAAATCTTGGTCCACTCCAGCAAGCATAAGTCGACCCAGACCGACTGCTTTCGGAACTAAACTCGCACACAAGAAACCCAGAATCTCAGCTGACCCCTCCAAGGACCTGCACCCGGTTCCAGTTTGCATCCCAGGACCGCAGAGTCCCAATGTCACGCCACACTCCCCAACAgagccccccctctctctgaaCAGTCCCCAGAGTCCCCGCAGCCCTCAGTCCTCCCCAGGCCAACCTTACCTGAGCCCCAGCCCCAGTGTCAGCCCCAAACCCGGCCTCAGTCCTCAGCCGCAGAGGACCCCCTCTCAAGGAGGCGCAACGCAGAGCCAAGTGCAGCCTGGGAAGCCAGGAGAGAACGACGACTTCAGGTGAGGTTTTTATACCACTTACCTGTAAAGAGGATTCCATTAGCAGCGCCGTGGCCGTGCGTTGCTACGCTGCACGTCTAAATGCAGCTCCAGAAGCCGAACTCGGCGGCTTCAGAACGCCGACGTGTGCCAGATCGAGTTGCATGAATCAAATCTGAACATTTTACTAAGAGCTTTGTGACACGGCCACATTTTTTGGCAGCTTTCCCAGAGACACACTTTTGTTTCGTCGCTCATTCATGACTAACAGCTGAGTATAAAAATGGCTCTTTTAGTTCGCAGAACtatgaaaatgtgcttttatggCGGAAACACGCCTGAAGGGATTCAAGTGACGTTCCTGCTGCCACCTTTTAACAGATTTCACATTTCATCCTCTAATTTCTACGATTGAACACaaaattgcatatttttttaaattataatccATCACTGCTGTCCtagtttcctcttttttttatattaatttagTGTATTTGCTCATTTAATTACATTGAATTTACGTTAACAATTGATATATTGATATTGAGGTGTTTTTGTTCACCAACCAACAGGCACAGGAAGGATGTTGAAACTTTGGTTCCGAAATGTCTTAAACCTA
The nucleotide sequence above comes from Brachionichthys hirsutus isolate HB-005 chromosome 19, CSIRO-AGI_Bhir_v1, whole genome shotgun sequence. Encoded proteins:
- the smtna gene encoding smoothelin-like protein 1, with the translated sequence MASQASAGSTSLSREQLVTIEDEEVLNKMLDNATDFDERRMIRTALRDLLKKKRDKREQDRGSRQQDLKQQGLSKGGTAGAAVSIGRASVNQQPAKNKSQSHPSPSAGGPPSAAVASAQKCPPAAAPNVKNVKQMLLEWCRAKTEPYEGVEIHNFSSSWKDGIAFCALVHRFFPDAFEYSILNPSKPRENFQLAFSTAERLAGCPPLLDADDLVRMKEPDWKCVYTYIQEFYRCLVEKGLVKTKKRL